From the genome of Pelobacter propionicus DSM 2379, one region includes:
- a CDS encoding 4Fe-4S dicluster domain-containing protein, giving the protein MSILSKLKETAICLNAGRVTMPYPFESKPVPERFRGRPIWDHVKCIGCAGCANNCPSREILINDICQEIRILHYLGRRCTYCGRCADVCPEDAITMSHEFENGTNKITDLQQRLELFMSTCQRCGRCFKGQSPLEALKMKGYRADDLANDRWVFKSTAYLPGQPILEDLTIELEG; this is encoded by the coding sequence ATGTCCATACTGAGCAAACTGAAAGAGACCGCGATCTGCCTGAACGCCGGCCGGGTAACCATGCCGTACCCCTTTGAGTCCAAGCCCGTGCCCGAACGCTTCCGCGGCCGTCCGATCTGGGACCACGTCAAATGCATCGGCTGCGCCGGTTGCGCCAACAACTGCCCGTCCCGTGAGATCCTGATCAACGACATCTGCCAGGAGATCCGGATCCTGCACTACCTTGGCCGCCGCTGCACCTACTGCGGTCGCTGTGCCGACGTCTGCCCTGAAGACGCCATCACCATGAGCCACGAGTTCGAGAACGGCACCAACAAGATCACCGATCTTCAGCAGCGTCTGGAACTGTTCATGAGCACCTGCCAGCGCTGCGGCCGCTGCTTCAAGGGGCAGTCACCGCTGGAAGCGCTGAAGATGAAAGGGTACCGCGCGGACGACCTTGCCAACGACCGCTGGGTCTTCAAATCAACGGCCTACCTCCCCGGCCAGCCGATCCTCGAAGACCTCACCATAGAACTGGAGGG
- a CDS encoding respiratory chain complex I subunit 1 family protein: protein MNMIVGVLVNVILVLALAPLFQGVLRKVTARIQSRQGPPINQPYLDILKLLGKDDIESGEAPVLQRFAAYLPLAVMLTIACLVPMGFKAPLSGSGDVLLLILLMTLAGICTLLAGLASGSTYSLIGINREMMCMITLEPLFAVAIVMGALAKGSFNLDEVLSGSVYGANGMALSGFAMLVIMLLAFQAFVGRAPFDISEAETEIMEGAMVEYSGPKLALFQYANMAKLVVYSALFVSLFVPWGSGLAAPISFILFWVKVFAMVLLVTTIAATHARYRIDQAIRYFAIMLAVSLVTLAAASYGF from the coding sequence ATGAACATGATAGTGGGCGTCCTGGTAAACGTCATCCTGGTGTTAGCGCTCGCTCCGCTCTTTCAGGGCGTACTTCGAAAGGTAACGGCCCGTATCCAGTCGCGTCAGGGACCTCCGATCAACCAGCCCTACCTGGATATCCTGAAACTGTTGGGCAAGGACGACATCGAATCCGGTGAAGCCCCCGTGCTGCAGCGTTTCGCCGCCTATCTTCCCCTGGCGGTCATGCTGACCATCGCCTGCCTGGTGCCCATGGGCTTCAAGGCCCCGCTGTCCGGCTCCGGCGACGTTCTGCTTTTGATCCTGCTGATGACCCTTGCCGGCATCTGCACCCTGCTGGCCGGCCTGGCCTCCGGCTCCACCTACTCTCTGATCGGCATCAACCGCGAGATGATGTGCATGATCACCCTTGAGCCGCTGTTCGCCGTCGCCATCGTCATGGGCGCTCTGGCCAAGGGGAGTTTCAACCTGGACGAAGTGCTCTCCGGCTCGGTCTACGGCGCAAACGGCATGGCGCTGTCCGGCTTCGCCATGCTGGTGATCATGCTGCTGGCCTTCCAGGCCTTCGTGGGTCGTGCGCCCTTCGACATCTCCGAAGCTGAAACAGAGATCATGGAAGGGGCCATGGTGGAATACTCCGGTCCCAAACTGGCCCTGTTCCAGTACGCCAACATGGCCAAACTGGTGGTGTACAGCGCCCTGTTTGTCTCCCTGTTCGTCCCCTGGGGTTCCGGTCTGGCCGCTCCGATCAGCTTCATCCTGTTCTGGGTCAAGGTCTTCGCCATGGTGCTTCTGGTAACCACCATCGCCGCCACCCACGCCCGCTACCGCATCGACCAGGCCATCCGGTACTTCGCGATCATGCTGGCCGTATCCCTGGTAACCCTGGCCGCCGCCAGCTACGGCTTCTGA
- a CDS encoding hydrogenase large subunit — protein sequence MVSKKLQQLKDKFGSAIQQADVVNDMRLLVYIDPASVKPICQYIFRDMDARYVISIGSDDRPYSGKFLVFHQFAFDKEKILFSIICQLPGENPRIDSISGIIPAANWAERELKDLLGIEPVGHPYPKRLVLPDAWPDGHHPLRKDFAWNKIPEGYDEEREFDFDETPPGCTAVPFGPFHPTLDEPEHFRLYVDGEFVRGCEYRGFMVHRGIEKLSESVLGYNDVPMMAERICGICGCVHSLAFCQAVENGAGVIVPPRAEFIRTIMLEIERLHSHPMWVGLACHLVGFDTLFMQAWRIREPIMWLAEKITGNRKTYGLGIIGGVRWDFTPELIAETRAVLDKLESEWRQVVAAVSKDKNIMARTSGVGMADKALCKEMGLVGPVARGGGVDIDARRDHPYAAYDRVDFKVITHNTADVWGRVVVRMLEVFESINIIRQCFDKMPQGPLVADITTELPAGRVGYTSIEAPRGESHHFAITGDDNRPRRWRARAPTYQNLQGIPAMIKDQRIADMQISLGGIDPCMSCTDRMETIDIRTGARKSWTKAELLSLSRSRKG from the coding sequence ATGGTAAGTAAAAAGCTCCAGCAACTGAAAGACAAATTCGGCTCCGCCATCCAGCAGGCCGACGTAGTCAACGACATGCGTCTGTTGGTCTACATCGACCCGGCCAGCGTCAAACCGATCTGCCAGTACATCTTCCGCGACATGGATGCCCGCTACGTCATCAGCATAGGCTCTGACGACCGTCCGTACAGCGGCAAATTCCTTGTCTTCCACCAGTTCGCCTTTGACAAGGAAAAGATCCTGTTCAGCATCATCTGCCAGCTTCCGGGTGAGAACCCGCGCATCGACAGCATCTCCGGGATCATTCCCGCTGCCAACTGGGCCGAGCGCGAACTCAAGGACCTGTTGGGCATCGAGCCTGTGGGTCACCCCTATCCGAAGCGGCTGGTTCTTCCCGACGCCTGGCCCGATGGTCACCATCCCTTACGGAAAGACTTTGCCTGGAACAAGATTCCGGAAGGGTACGACGAAGAGCGCGAGTTCGACTTCGACGAGACCCCTCCCGGGTGCACCGCCGTCCCCTTCGGCCCGTTCCATCCGACGCTTGACGAGCCCGAGCACTTCCGCCTCTACGTGGATGGCGAATTCGTGCGTGGCTGCGAATACCGCGGCTTCATGGTCCACCGGGGCATCGAGAAGCTGTCCGAATCGGTACTTGGCTACAACGACGTGCCCATGATGGCCGAGCGCATCTGCGGCATCTGCGGCTGCGTGCACAGCCTGGCTTTCTGTCAGGCCGTAGAGAACGGGGCCGGGGTCATCGTTCCTCCGCGGGCCGAATTCATCCGCACCATCATGCTTGAGATCGAGCGTCTGCACAGCCATCCCATGTGGGTCGGCCTTGCCTGCCACCTGGTGGGCTTCGACACCCTGTTCATGCAGGCCTGGCGCATCCGTGAACCGATCATGTGGTTGGCCGAGAAGATCACCGGCAACCGCAAGACCTACGGCCTTGGCATCATCGGTGGCGTTCGCTGGGACTTCACGCCTGAGCTGATCGCCGAGACCCGCGCCGTCCTTGACAAGCTGGAGAGCGAATGGCGTCAGGTCGTCGCCGCCGTCAGCAAGGACAAGAACATCATGGCCCGTACCAGCGGCGTCGGCATGGCCGACAAGGCGCTGTGCAAAGAGATGGGCCTGGTAGGTCCGGTCGCCCGTGGGGGCGGCGTTGACATCGACGCCCGTCGTGATCACCCCTACGCCGCCTACGACCGGGTGGACTTCAAAGTCATCACCCACAACACCGCCGACGTCTGGGGCCGTGTGGTGGTGCGCATGCTGGAAGTCTTCGAATCGATCAACATCATCCGCCAGTGCTTTGACAAGATGCCGCAGGGCCCGCTGGTAGCGGACATCACCACGGAGCTTCCTGCTGGCCGGGTTGGCTACACCTCCATCGAAGCCCCGCGCGGTGAGAGCCACCACTTCGCCATCACCGGTGACGACAACCGTCCTCGTCGCTGGCGTGCCCGAGCTCCGACCTATCAGAACCTGCAGGGTATCCCGGCCATGATCAAGGACCAGCGCATAGCCGACATGCAGATCTCCTTAGGTGGCATCGACCCGTGCATGTCCTGCACCGACCGCATGGAAACCATCGACATCAGGACCGGCGCACGCAAGAGCTGGACAAAAGCCGAACTTCTCTCGTTGTCCAGATCACGGAAAGGCTAG
- a CDS encoding complex I subunit 5 family protein, producing MTPEQAVLLSIGICAAGAVVTLLLSMSKSLSGWLSFLTMVASGVLIVPRAVQVLTSGPANPHHPEAFYTLGGHTLRLYVDGLSSIFLLLAVLIGVCAALYSIVHVEKFPTKSAAMYHPFLLLFVGGMYGILSITDTMWFFCAFWQLMTIPSFILMLFESEKPGIKGAAFKYLVFMEAAMVAAMAGAAMIAGGPAEPGLAYDFDVLSEGIPALVATNPGALTGCLALFLVGFGIKVGMWPFGQLWVPDAYAAAPSPVTALISGVMSKTGVYGLMRTFLWLVPADVLGQYDMSRWGMALAILGTITLFTGTMQGMKQDDTKRLLAFSSVGQLGYIILALGACVALVPSGDNRLLALAAIAFCGGLLHAINHGIFKGLLFFSAGSLYQATGTQDLNKMGGLWKYMPVTGFAVLIASFGIAGVPLLNGFVSKWSIYVATIQGSTSAKYLAVCAIIAILTSAMTLAMYIKFFGVAFLSRQSTVVKQQAAKQGNLEVGMTQQLPQLIMALLCIVIGLAPGAVYQVLGQVLNTSRQGFAEKLADANTMSAGATTGLFAIGGGALYVPIVIAIVLAVAFVIVYTFSKQGGSTRKSGDAWLCGYAREEECYRYAASNFYGEIKRCFGWLGGNPRPQTRIKED from the coding sequence ATGACTCCTGAACAAGCAGTACTCTTATCGATCGGCATCTGCGCCGCCGGTGCCGTAGTGACGCTTTTGCTCTCCATGAGCAAGAGCCTGTCCGGCTGGCTTTCCTTCCTGACCATGGTTGCCAGCGGTGTCTTGATCGTGCCGCGGGCGGTGCAGGTACTGACCAGCGGTCCTGCCAACCCGCACCATCCCGAGGCATTTTACACCCTGGGTGGTCACACGCTGCGCCTGTACGTTGACGGCCTGAGCTCCATCTTTTTGCTTCTTGCGGTGCTGATCGGGGTCTGTGCGGCCCTGTACTCCATCGTCCATGTGGAGAAATTCCCCACCAAGAGCGCGGCGATGTATCATCCGTTCCTGCTTCTGTTCGTGGGCGGCATGTACGGCATCCTCTCCATCACCGACACCATGTGGTTCTTCTGCGCCTTCTGGCAGCTGATGACCATCCCCAGCTTCATCCTGATGCTGTTCGAGAGTGAGAAGCCCGGCATCAAGGGCGCTGCCTTCAAGTACCTTGTCTTCATGGAAGCCGCCATGGTAGCCGCCATGGCCGGCGCCGCCATGATTGCCGGCGGCCCGGCCGAGCCTGGCCTTGCCTACGACTTCGACGTTCTTTCCGAAGGCATCCCGGCTCTGGTCGCCACCAACCCGGGTGCGCTCACTGGCTGCCTGGCCCTGTTCCTTGTTGGCTTCGGCATTAAAGTCGGCATGTGGCCCTTCGGTCAGCTGTGGGTACCCGACGCCTATGCCGCTGCTCCGTCCCCGGTAACCGCTCTCATCTCCGGCGTCATGAGCAAGACCGGCGTCTACGGCCTGATGAGGACCTTCCTGTGGCTGGTACCGGCCGACGTGCTTGGCCAGTACGACATGAGCAGGTGGGGCATGGCCCTGGCCATCCTGGGCACCATCACCCTGTTCACCGGCACCATGCAGGGTATGAAACAGGACGACACCAAACGGCTCCTGGCCTTCAGCTCCGTCGGTCAGCTGGGCTATATCATCCTTGCCCTTGGCGCCTGCGTCGCCCTGGTCCCCTCCGGTGACAACAGACTGCTTGCTCTGGCTGCCATCGCCTTCTGCGGCGGCCTGCTTCACGCCATCAACCACGGCATCTTCAAGGGTCTTCTGTTCTTCAGCGCCGGCTCCCTGTACCAGGCAACCGGCACCCAGGACTTAAACAAAATGGGCGGCCTGTGGAAGTACATGCCGGTCACCGGCTTTGCCGTCCTGATCGCCTCCTTCGGCATCGCCGGTGTACCGCTGTTAAACGGCTTTGTCAGCAAATGGAGCATCTACGTCGCCACCATCCAGGGGAGCACGAGCGCCAAATACCTTGCCGTCTGCGCCATCATCGCCATCCTCACCAGCGCCATGACGCTTGCCATGTACATCAAATTCTTCGGCGTCGCCTTTTTGTCCCGCCAGAGCACGGTGGTCAAACAGCAGGCCGCCAAGCAGGGGAATCTTGAAGTGGGCATGACCCAGCAGCTTCCGCAGCTGATCATGGCGCTTCTGTGCATCGTCATCGGCCTTGCCCCCGGCGCCGTGTACCAGGTTCTGGGCCAGGTGCTTAACACCAGCCGCCAGGGCTTTGCCGAGAAACTGGCCGACGCCAACACCATGTCCGCCGGCGCCACCACGGGTCTCTTCGCCATCGGCGGCGGCGCCCTGTACGTGCCGATCGTTATCGCTATCGTCCTGGCAGTAGCCTTCGTCATCGTGTACACCTTCTCCAAGCAGGGCGGTTCCACCCGCAAGAGCGGCGACGCCTGGCTGTGCGGGTATGCCCGCGAAGAAGAGTGCTATCGTTATGCCGCCTCCAACTTCTACGGTGAAATCAAGCGCTGCTTCGGGTGGCTCGGCGGCAATCCGCGTCCCCAGACACGCATCAAGGAAGACTAA
- a CDS encoding hydrogenase 3 maturation endopeptidase HyCI yields MDLLKELRECTRGRVCFMGVGSTDYGDDGFGIRLAEKLEQNLAKRANAPVVIDAGTMPERYTGRIADEGYDSLVFLDAVDFGGEPGAVLVANSEEMASRFPQISTHKISLGMLANWIEASGTTKAWLIGVQPESLKMGQGVSPTVQDTLDILEELLSDIWCEETDNG; encoded by the coding sequence TTGGACCTCCTTAAAGAACTTCGTGAATGCACCCGTGGTCGTGTCTGTTTTATGGGCGTTGGCAGCACGGATTACGGTGATGATGGTTTCGGCATTCGTCTTGCCGAGAAACTCGAACAAAACTTGGCAAAGCGTGCCAATGCTCCGGTCGTTATCGATGCCGGCACCATGCCGGAACGCTATACCGGTCGTATAGCCGACGAGGGGTACGACTCCCTGGTCTTTCTCGACGCAGTAGACTTTGGCGGCGAACCTGGTGCTGTGCTTGTAGCGAACAGCGAGGAAATGGCATCAAGGTTCCCTCAGATATCTACACACAAAATTTCGTTAGGTATGCTGGCTAACTGGATTGAGGCCAGCGGGACAACGAAAGCCTGGTTGATCGGTGTTCAGCCTGAATCATTGAAGATGGGGCAGGGCGTTTCACCAACAGTACAGGATACGCTTGACATCCTCGAGGAGTTGCTGAGCGACATTTGGTGTGAAGAAACGGACAACGGTTAG
- a CDS encoding FAD/NAD(P)-binding protein produces MNQSPADNIYLPKVAIVDALNDEIPEVKTVHWHLENPEDQKQFLSTFGPGMFCLVTIPGKGEFTLSLPPSPTEGKVFFTLRRVGVCSNAFQEYKPGDRFALRGPFGNGFPMESYYGKNIVVVAGGIGLIPLRSTIVYILANRDKFKSVQIFYGAKNPETLMYAEDLKVWEKGGAEFYLTVDSASPGYTGNVGVVGSLFKKPGVTVNVDNTVAFVCGPPIMFRFVIKDLLDLGFKESNIVSTLERYMKCGVGKCGHCCVGVSYVCVDGPVFTYEQLKTLGEDI; encoded by the coding sequence ATGAACCAATCACCCGCTGATAACATCTATCTGCCGAAGGTCGCCATCGTCGACGCCTTGAACGACGAGATCCCGGAAGTCAAAACGGTTCATTGGCACCTGGAGAACCCCGAGGATCAGAAACAGTTTCTTTCGACCTTCGGTCCTGGCATGTTCTGCCTGGTCACCATCCCGGGCAAGGGCGAATTCACCCTCTCGCTTCCGCCTTCTCCCACTGAAGGTAAAGTCTTCTTCACCTTGAGAAGGGTAGGGGTCTGCTCCAACGCCTTCCAGGAGTACAAGCCGGGCGACCGTTTCGCGCTGAGAGGTCCCTTTGGCAACGGCTTCCCCATGGAATCGTACTACGGCAAGAACATCGTCGTCGTCGCCGGCGGTATCGGCCTGATCCCGCTGCGTTCCACCATCGTCTATATCCTTGCCAACCGTGACAAGTTCAAGAGCGTGCAGATCTTCTACGGCGCCAAGAACCCCGAGACGCTGATGTACGCCGAAGACCTGAAGGTCTGGGAGAAGGGTGGGGCGGAATTCTATCTCACCGTTGACAGCGCCAGCCCCGGTTACACCGGCAACGTGGGCGTGGTCGGCTCCCTGTTCAAGAAACCTGGCGTCACGGTGAACGTGGACAACACGGTAGCGTTCGTGTGCGGTCCGCCGATCATGTTCCGCTTCGTCATCAAGGACCTCCTGGACCTTGGCTTCAAGGAGAGCAACATCGTCTCGACCCTGGAGCGCTACATGAAATGCGGCGTTGGCAAATGCGGCCACTGCTGCGTGGGTGTCTCCTACGTCTGCGTCGACGGCCCGGTATTTACCTACGAACAGCTGAAAACGCTCGGGGAAGATATCTAA
- a CDS encoding 4Fe-4S dicluster domain-containing protein, translating to MKARILSRADVLNVIDQLRGQGFEVLAPFLGRGSDSAFDVVTDANRDQVQLHVPNPYYPAKRFVFPHMERTMKIHEDKSKNSLSFEPTVDAPKRALFGVRSCDVRGIYHLDRFFLGRDFKDGYHEAKRNNLFIVNFACTDKDLDIGKQCFCLCTDSGPAARENFDLQLMDLGNDEYMAVAGSPAGEALFAAPFYKKCTAGHVTKRAEVLEAARTELKDATTWFSGAVRYVTGNRVSNKTWTEIGNRCVECGGCTFVCPACTCFTVTDRKIGPTEIERLKVWDACAFSGFTRMAGGHNPRQAVHDRRNRRFFRKLHHYFIQRELSVACIGCGRCAVVCHGDIGMPSVVEMIRRATTESDKQ from the coding sequence ATGAAAGCACGTATCTTGAGCCGCGCCGATGTGCTGAACGTAATCGATCAGCTGCGCGGACAGGGCTTTGAGGTCCTGGCCCCCTTCCTCGGTCGCGGTAGCGACAGCGCCTTTGACGTAGTCACCGACGCCAACCGGGACCAGGTCCAGTTGCACGTTCCCAACCCCTACTATCCGGCCAAACGGTTCGTGTTCCCGCACATGGAACGGACCATGAAGATTCACGAAGACAAATCCAAGAACAGCCTGAGCTTCGAGCCCACCGTGGACGCTCCCAAGCGCGCCCTGTTCGGCGTGCGCTCCTGCGACGTGCGTGGCATCTACCACCTGGACCGCTTCTTCCTGGGGCGTGACTTCAAGGATGGCTACCACGAGGCGAAACGGAACAACCTGTTCATCGTCAACTTCGCCTGCACGGACAAGGACCTGGACATAGGCAAGCAGTGCTTCTGCCTGTGCACCGACTCCGGCCCTGCCGCCCGTGAGAACTTCGACCTTCAGCTCATGGACCTGGGCAACGACGAATACATGGCCGTAGCCGGCAGTCCGGCGGGCGAGGCACTGTTTGCGGCCCCCTTCTACAAGAAGTGCACGGCTGGCCACGTAACGAAACGGGCCGAAGTGCTGGAAGCGGCCCGCACAGAGCTGAAAGACGCCACCACCTGGTTCTCCGGTGCCGTACGCTACGTCACCGGCAACCGGGTAAGCAACAAGACCTGGACCGAGATCGGCAACCGCTGTGTCGAATGCGGTGGCTGCACCTTTGTCTGCCCCGCCTGCACCTGTTTCACCGTCACCGACCGTAAGATCGGTCCGACGGAGATCGAGCGCTTGAAAGTGTGGGACGCCTGCGCCTTCAGCGGCTTTACGAGAATGGCCGGTGGCCACAACCCGCGCCAGGCCGTGCATGACCGTCGCAACCGTCGTTTCTTCCGGAAACTGCACCACTACTTCATCCAGCGCGAGCTGTCGGTCGCCTGTATCGGCTGCGGTCGCTGCGCCGTGGTCTGCCACGGCGACATAGGAATGCCGAGCGTCGTGGAAATGATCCGCCGCGCCACAACGGAGAGTGACAAGCAATGA
- a CDS encoding molybdopterin oxidoreductase family protein: protein MAQSLTTCTFCGVGCGLYLETTPERIAGVYPSVSHPANKGKICIRGWHVHEVASSPDRLKAPLLRKNGQLEEVTWQEAYEFIASRLKEIKGASGPDSIAFLNSPRCCNEESYLLQKLARSVIGTNNVDHGAGVYSNNSVNVLLDMLGVAAATNSIDDLEQSDLIIVDGVDLARQLPTVAGTVLRARLSGAKLVVIGERRQRVAENADWFLQINPGTEAVLYGAMAKLIVDHGLMDLAFIKANCSDYDAFLAQAKQYDLIAAAQTCGVPAEQIEAVAVAYAKSKSSAILYSTGAETRDSDSIRAAVNLALLAGQIGKVGSGIFPLAEHNNLQGTCDMGMLPDRLPGYRPLSAGSELESVYGAKLPATPGVTAAAVLKDRAKGKIKAVWLDRYDPVNTAALGSAAKALEECELVIVQHLFLTETAKLADVVLPTTAFGEETVSFTSTERRIQLARQAVPAPQGITPAWQQIAQVAKALGSDWNYADAAAVMAEIGRAVPSYSAADYDSLGVEFGRQWPCTKDAPHGTPILFSGGSGSFKFVPVAKPSAPAALSTDFPFTLVLGNSSYYWNQNVLIAHSEILKREYRVMLLDYPQGFVEINADDAKEMKIRDKQKIKLCGGSGCAVTVARVTPEVKRGTVFVPYQELSQMQAMRGADDARFLAVRVETEVA from the coding sequence ATGGCTCAAAGTCTAACCACCTGCACCTTTTGCGGCGTAGGGTGTGGTCTCTATCTTGAGACTACTCCTGAACGCATTGCTGGCGTCTACCCCAGCGTATCGCACCCCGCAAACAAGGGCAAAATCTGCATCCGCGGCTGGCACGTTCATGAAGTTGCCAGCTCCCCCGACCGCCTGAAGGCACCGCTTCTCAGGAAGAACGGCCAGCTCGAAGAAGTGACGTGGCAGGAGGCGTATGAGTTCATCGCCTCACGTCTGAAGGAGATCAAGGGCGCCTCCGGTCCCGACTCGATCGCCTTTCTGAACTCTCCGCGTTGCTGCAACGAAGAGAGCTACCTTCTTCAGAAGCTTGCGCGCAGCGTCATCGGCACCAACAACGTGGACCATGGCGCCGGCGTGTACAGCAACAACTCGGTCAACGTCCTTCTGGACATGCTGGGTGTTGCCGCCGCCACCAACTCCATCGACGACCTGGAGCAGAGCGACCTGATCATCGTCGACGGCGTTGACCTTGCCCGTCAGCTTCCCACCGTAGCGGGCACGGTGCTGCGCGCCAGACTCAGCGGCGCCAAGCTGGTGGTCATCGGCGAGCGTCGTCAGCGTGTTGCCGAGAACGCCGACTGGTTTCTGCAGATCAACCCGGGCACGGAAGCCGTTCTCTACGGCGCCATGGCCAAACTGATCGTGGACCACGGCCTGATGGACCTTGCCTTCATCAAGGCCAACTGTTCTGACTACGATGCCTTTCTGGCCCAGGCCAAGCAGTACGACCTGATCGCCGCCGCCCAGACCTGCGGCGTTCCTGCCGAACAGATCGAAGCCGTAGCCGTAGCCTACGCCAAATCAAAATCCTCGGCCATCCTGTACTCCACCGGCGCCGAGACCCGTGACTCCGACTCCATCAGGGCGGCCGTCAACCTGGCGCTTCTGGCCGGCCAGATCGGCAAAGTCGGCTCTGGCATCTTCCCGCTGGCCGAACACAACAACCTTCAGGGCACCTGCGACATGGGCATGCTTCCCGACCGCCTTCCCGGCTACCGTCCGCTCTCCGCGGGGAGCGAGCTTGAAAGCGTGTATGGCGCCAAGCTTCCGGCTACCCCCGGCGTAACGGCCGCAGCCGTGCTGAAAGACCGTGCCAAGGGTAAAATCAAGGCGGTCTGGCTGGACCGTTACGACCCGGTCAACACCGCCGCCCTGGGCAGCGCCGCCAAGGCTTTGGAAGAGTGCGAGCTGGTCATCGTCCAGCACCTGTTTTTGACTGAAACCGCCAAACTGGCCGACGTCGTCCTTCCCACCACCGCCTTCGGTGAAGAGACGGTCAGCTTCACCAGCACCGAGCGTCGCATCCAGCTCGCCCGCCAGGCCGTTCCTGCGCCTCAGGGGATCACCCCTGCCTGGCAGCAGATCGCCCAGGTGGCCAAGGCACTGGGAAGTGACTGGAACTATGCCGACGCGGCAGCGGTCATGGCCGAGATCGGCCGGGCCGTACCTTCCTACAGCGCCGCCGACTACGACAGCCTGGGTGTTGAATTCGGCCGTCAGTGGCCCTGCACCAAGGACGCGCCCCACGGCACGCCGATCCTGTTTAGCGGCGGTTCCGGCAGCTTCAAATTTGTACCGGTCGCCAAGCCTTCGGCTCCCGCCGCCTTAAGCACGGACTTCCCCTTCACCCTGGTACTGGGCAACTCCAGCTACTACTGGAACCAGAACGTCCTCATCGCCCACAGCGAGATCTTAAAGCGTGAATACCGGGTAATGCTCCTGGACTATCCGCAAGGGTTCGTCGAGATCAATGCTGACGACGCCAAGGAGATGAAGATCCGGGACAAGCAGAAGATCAAACTCTGCGGCGGCTCCGGCTGCGCCGTAACCGTTGCCCGCGTCACCCCCGAGGTCAAGCGGGGCACGGTATTTGTACCCTACCAGGAGCTGAGCCAGATGCAGGCGATGCGCGGTGCGGATGACGCCCGGTTCCTGGCTGTTCGTGTAGAAACGGAGGTCGCATGA